A portion of the Mytilus galloprovincialis chromosome 12, xbMytGall1.hap1.1, whole genome shotgun sequence genome contains these proteins:
- the LOC143054001 gene encoding carbohydrate sulfotransferase 15-like, with amino-acid sequence MYYSHFVTGHGDPMDIWYPFDWTLIPQNNPTSEEPVYITPNLISHINPNIRLILVIRDPAERLYSHYLHKNLAINIYPSAKEFHEDVQYAVSTFANCTNRKTLRACLYDTVLYKRLRAPISSGFYSTFLRDWLKVFDKDQLMVIRTEDYEHNIAGTLMKVFKFLNLDNVGPYVLEKMACRELEYKSNYMSPMMNETRSLLETFYNDSQRDMVSLVEEYGIDLSLQPQDDMASKINCTRFMARKPLVSKLKRKKVKRYFISKKNATKYFRNKYIPR; translated from the exons ATGTACTACTCACACTTCGTGACAg GTCATGGCGATCCAATGGACATCTGGTACCCTTTTGATTGGACATTGATACCGCAGAATAATCCTACATCAGAAGAACCAGTTTATATAACACCGAATCTGATATCTCATATAAATCCAAATATCAGGCTAATTCTCGTTATACGAGACCCAGCTGAAAG aCTCTACAGTCATTACCTACATAAGAATTTGGCGATTAATATATATCCCAGTGCCAAGGAATTCCATGAAGATGTTCAATACGCTGTGTCTACTTTTGCTAATTGTACCAATAGAAAAACTCTTCGGGCATGTTTATATGACACAGTTCTATATAAAAGGTTACGG GCACCAATATCCTCGGGGTTTTACAGTACTTTTCTGCGTGATTGGTTAAAGGTCTTTGACAAAGATCAGCTTATGGTAATACGCACTGAAGACTACGAACATAATATAGCAGGAACTCTGATGAAGGTGTTCAAATTCTTAAATCTGG aCAACGTAGGACCGTATGTGCTTGAGAAAATGGCATGTAGAGAGTTGGAGTATAAATCAAATTACATGTCGCCAATGATGAACGAAACGAGAAGCCTTTTAGAAACATTCTATAACGATAGCCAGCGCGACATGGTCAGTCTAGTAGAAGAATATGGAATAGACCTTTCACTTCAGCCACAAGATGACATGGCCAGTAAAATAAACTGTACAAGATTTATGGCCAGAAAGCCTTTAGTGTCTAAACTTAAAAGGAAAAAAGTGAAACGCTATTTTATTAGCAAGAAAAACGCTacaaaatatttcagaaataaatatataccTCGTTAA